The Lonchura striata isolate bLonStr1 chromosome 8, bLonStr1.mat, whole genome shotgun sequence genomic interval CCCAGTTTCAAATTCTGCCGATTATGACTTGTGAAAGAAGGCTTTGTACTTACAGCTGGACTCTTTGGAGAGCCATGAGACTGCAGCAATATGCTCAGAAAGGGGATCAGGTTGCAGAATTACGATGTTGAGGTGGGCACTCCACTCCACTGAAAAGCAAACACGGCAAGAGCCAGAGGTGAAAAGGAGCCAAGTGAAAGGTCAAACATACAACACACAGGGCCTGAGCTGCTGGATAAGGCAGCTCCACTCATTCCCTGGTGAATAAAAACACACAAATGCTATCAACTCCTATACAAGTGTAAGATACACTACCTATTACTGGGTTATCGCTCACTAAACCCAagatttattctgcacacaCAAAGCACATACACACGGACAGGATACTATCCAAAGGATGAAAATAATCCAAATTCCACAGGACATTTTGTAATGTGTTACATCTAGAATTGAACTAGAATTATTTCAAGGTTTCACAGTAATTTCAAGTAATAAATTACTCTAGCACACATACAAGCTGATCTTACATGCACAAGTGAGCAGGTTCCAACAACACAGAAAGCCATAATCAGTGGCACCAATAAGGTACTTGGAACATGTTAGTCTCCCAAAGCAGATGTTCCTACAGAAGTAAAAAGTCAAAACAAATTAGTCACCTTCAGAgttcctctttgtttttctatGTAGCGATTACTCAAAACTCACAACAACCATTCAGTTATGATTTAGTGTTGGTATTTAAATCCAAAGTTTGCTTTTTGTATTCACCTCTAGTGGCGTGAAACCCACACACAACTATGAGTAAGTCTGATAATTTGAAGTGTGCATAACTATGTAAGGATTACAAATTTCCACAGCACATACAAAGGTGGGATTTAAAACTCTTAAATAAATTACAAACCCATACATAATGTAAGTATTGACATTGggattagaaaataatttaataattaaagaagCCCTACTATTGTTTGGGAACTAGAATGAGAGAAATAGTTAAAAAAGGGTTATTATAAGCTGCTCCAGTTGAAGAAAGCATGTGATTTAATTTCTCAGTCTCTTGTTTGAGAATAACAGAACAGCCTTATGACTTCTAATGGTAAAAGATTTTCAAAAAAGCTAATAAGGGACAGAATTTGTATATTAAAGCATAGCCCTTTGAAGTTATGCAGGGAATACAGTAGTTCATTATATTCagagaataatttatttccttttaatataaaaaatagtAAAGGTTGTAAGAGGAGGCAGCTGGCCTGGGAAAAGCTTGCCACTGCACCAAGCTGGTGGCTCATGTGCCTCCCACAATTTTCTTGCACACCAGTTTCAGAATAACATTTCTCAGTTTCTAATCTTAGAGGACCAACATGAAACAGACTTCATCGCGCAAAAGAAAATcttacaaacacacacagagcacatggAAGGAAGAAATCTCTGTATCCTGCCATGATTCTTTGTGTCAAGTGTTTAAAATATTGTGACCACACGATGTTGATGTCATTTATCATGACAGGATACAATGGAGCATTGCTGGGATAGTCTGCCAGGAAAACATGGCTTTTTGAACAGAGGTTATAGAGAATCAAGATAAGGTCATCATGCCTTTATTGATGGTTTAGTGATATACTTTCTATTCGCATGCATGCATACACAAATAAAGAACTTGCATGTATTTATACTTTTCCAGGACTTTGATTCACCCCTGGATTAATGGGGAAAAAGAGAAGGGCTATCAACACACTATTTTTGTGCTCCATGATATAGATTTAAGGAGGGGAGGTATAAGAGACGTAAGTAAGCAAGAAGGAACTGCAACACTTGATCTTATTTTTAACCAACACCTAAAAGCCATTTTAGTCTTTTCTATATACACATTTAAGACTGATAAATTCAATGTTTATGTGTCTATGTTTATGAACATATACAAGGTCTTGGACTGCTATGAATtgattctttcttttctgagagTTCAAATGAGACCTAGAAGAGCAGATGAAAAATGTACCTTATATTTCCAGGTGGATGGCAAAATGTACACTTAAGATCCCAAGTAAGTGAATCCCATACAGTGACAGTTTCTTCAAAACTAACAGCAAGCAAAGAGCCATCTTCTGAGAAGCAGCAGTTTGTAGCTTGGTAGTTGTGGTAGCTGCCTATAAAGTCACAGCTCCAACTCACATTATGGTGTGCTGCATTGAATGAACAAGACAGTTAATTCAAGTCCATACATGAAGAAAGGAGAATTCAATTATTATTGCAAAGTAGGCTCAAAAGCAAGGCagttttctttaataatttttgaagAGTACAGAGAATCTGCCCTGTTCTAATATGAGAAACAGCTGGTAGGGTTTTCATTTCTCCTCAGTTTTGCATTTGAATAGTGAACCTTGAGACTGGCATGGTACAATATTCATGTACCATGAAAAACTCCATTAACTGTGCTCTCACAGAGGCAGAGGTCAGGTAAAATGATTCTCAGAGTCAACACTTATTGTTCTGGAAAAATTGTTCTGTCGTAACTCTAGCAATAGCACAGGATCATTATTCAAAATCTGAACACAGGTTGCATTTGAGTCCAACAAAGGTCATTAATTTGCAGAAGATTTGAGTATCACCAAATGACCCTACCAGCATGCTTCTTTCTGTTGGTTCACCTGCCACTGCATTCTGTTTGGACACCTTTCCCACTGTTGATAGTTATCCGGAAAATAAACTGGAGCGAGGTGATGTACTTATCACATTAACATAGATTTCCCAGTATAAAACAATTTCTACATGCTTTTGAAACATTTGAGTAGGATgaggacaaaaaggaaaatcaccCTATGCTAAGTTATCCTTTATATAATGGCTACAAGGTGATTAAAAGACCTGcctgtaaaaaaacccaaaaaaaccaaacaaaaccaacaaaaaccaaaaggCCAGAAACGATTGAGTACTTCCAACTGCATGGCACCATCTAGGGGCCCAGCAAGAGACCTGCAGCAATTAACACACACCAGAGTGAACTCCACTGAGGAGCTCTTTGCTAAAATAATGTTTGCTGCAGAGAAACTGCAGCGTGTAAAGCTTTTCTACCTGACCATTCCTACTCTGCTCCACTGGACAAATACACCACAGCAGTCACCATTAATTGGTACTTTCACATATGCCACGAAACAAAACCCTGTAGTCACTTAAAATACTAATACCCTGATGAAGCCAGTCAGCAGATACACAACTattttgtgaaaagaaaaaaaaaattaagtttcatCCCCAACTGACACTATACTCAAGATCAAAGTATCTGCTTATTaagttaaaatataatttagcCTCAGaataatttatgaaaaaaacaaaaaccaaacactcTTTCAGATGCCATTGGGGAGATAACTACTAATACAGTATCTAACTAATACAGTAAACAACACAAGGTTTTGTCTTTCTTCTCATCAGCAGCCACAGTTGAGGGACAAAGAGCTTGGAAAGAGAAAGTCTGGCAAAGCTCAAAAGTACTTTTGAACATGAAAAGACAAACAGACTACTAAACTGCAAGCAGTTCAGCAAGACCACTATCACAACTACTTAGGAACATGAAATGACAATACACCCAAGTGGCAGGAAAGTGCCACTTAAGTGTGCCTGAAACTGTAATAACATTTAAGTAGAAGAATATTAATATGTTGGAAATCTTTTGTGTTTCACATCCAGAGGCATATATAGCAATCAATAAACATACACAGATGGTCTGTTTGAAAGAAGTCAACAATAGTATGTCTTTCAAGAGGTTAAATTTAGTTATTAAAAGTATCTCAGAAATACCTATATACCCCTTCTATGATATTCAAGTACCTAATGGAAAGGAAGGATGTTCAAAAATCGAACTCTAAGTGGTGGATTTGTTGAATTGCAAAAGTGCTATTTTACACTAAGTCAGCTCAAACACAGCTGTATCCTGCTGTACATTGCTGTATCCTGCTCCTTTGAGCAGGAGTCTCAAAGGAAAAGCCAGCCCAGAGGACTGacaaaaatccattttctcAGCATGGAAAAATCATTACCACAAACAGTTCTTTAACCAACAAACATGGGCTGCCATTCCTTTCTGCAGCATCTTGCCAAGGTGTTTGGCTTTATCAGGAACCTCAATACCAAACTAATACTGTGGGACTATGGCAGAACACCATCACAGGATGCTCAGGAGAACACAATACTTCATGCAGCAGCCAAAGCACATCAATGCAGGGGACTAAGCAAATGAAAGTAGGGTCTTAATTTCTACAGCATGACTTCAAATGTCATTgtaggtcctttccaactcagcttattcTTATGGTTCTATGTTACAAGGTGATGTAAGATTAAGTTATATTTTAGCCACACTTACCTTCTGGATCAGAGTCTTCTACCATCACCCAGACTTTAAACACACAGTCTCTGCCAGTTGTTACCAGTATGAGAGAGTCATCTCCCAGCTCATCCATGTCACGAAAGCACATGTCTGTGATGTGGTTGTCATGGGGTGTGTTTATTCTGGTATTCAGTGCAAAGCTataggaaaagaaagcagaagctTGCCATTCTGTTTAATATGGAATATGGAGAAGACTTCAGTTCAAGATGATTCTGGAATGGGCAGGGAGAAGAGCAATCAAAGGAATTTCTTATTAAGACAGCTAAATGGTATTGCATTAACAGATCAGGTTTCCCTAATGGCTTCTATACAGTAGCCAAGCACCAAGAATTATCACTAGACAAACATCTCTCAACTACTCAGCCTGAACCCTGGGCAGTCTTTCCAGTACTTAGAAAATCAGTCAACATGGTTGGTCTGTGTAGcagctttcttttgctttgtttctttaagaaaataacAATTTGTAgtcaaaatgtaattttttagtGGGAAAACTAGGGAAAGGCTATTAAACAGATGCATATGTTAGCTAAAGACcaacaataaaattttaattttctgtaccTTCTGGAGAAGAACGAATCAATTAATGATGGATTACAGAGAGGTGGGAAAACCGTATGAGCTACAGAACCATTCTGTCAGGTCCACGATTTTTAATACCAAGAAAATATATGAATTTAAGTCCTGTGGCTACAATAGTCTTTGATTACTGTAAGTAAAATAGATCCAGAGCAATTATTTCCTGTGTGTATTCAGTGCAACTCTGTGCTGTGCCGCAGATGTTGTAGCATGCATGGTAAATCCCCAGGTCTGGAAAAACTCTGCAAGGCAACATCTGTGCAGGGATTTGTGTGACTGACAGCTGGAAGGACAGCTGTTATCATTACCTTTGTGTCTCTTCACTGTAGAACCACAGCTTCAGCTGTAGCTCGGGGTCAGTCACTTCTTCACTCTCCTCCACCGTGGCCAGCCAGGTGCCCCGAGCGCTGAACGCGACCTTCACCAGGTCCGACTGCTTCAGACCCGCCTGATGGATGTACTGGCGCTGCACAATGTCCAGCTGCAAAGCAAGGCCACAGTGTGCTTAAAATTCAGGTAGGGCTGTAAGAGATACCACTCATGAAACCACAGAGAAAGGGTGTTCTGAGGGCTCCAGTGAGACCTGACTGGGCCGTGGCATGAAATATGCCAACACGTGGGGAAAGCAGAATTACAACAATGCATTCCACAATGATGAGAAGTgtaggaaagaatgaaaaataatctgaaagtGTTTTACCTACAAATTTTTGACATTTAAGAGGATAGCACACAGTTTCAAAGTACTATTTTCAGTATCAATATTTAGATTTGCTTAGCAAGTCAAGTCAGAGATAAAGCCAAGAACATCTCAACTGGAATCCAGCCTTGTGGGATAGCTGCAtggttttttcccatttgccATATTAAGTTATTTGACTGAGTAAGTTAAAGCTTTGTTATAAGCCAATCCAACTTACACTGAACAACTGTTGGTCACTCTGGAGAGAATAGAACTGCAAGTGGCCTGGCTCTCCATTCAGGACCAAAGCTTTGGTTCTAGGATCAACCACTAGGCCAGTCTTGACATCTCTACCTGGAAACAAAATTCAAGTGACAAATGACCAAAGCTATCAAGTGATACATTCCACCCTCTAAGTGGAAGACAAATTTTACTGCACTTACTTTTGATTAGCCCTTGAATACTTCTGGAAAACCGTAAGTTGCTGTTGATTATTGTAATTCCTGAAAGAGAAAGCAGACCGAGTCTTGCAAAAGGCACACATCTCATGATGGGAAAGAACTGTAACCATGTGTACTGTAAATCTATCTTTTCCCAGTTTATGACACCAAGGTGGAAAGCCAAGTTACAGCAGTCACAAAGCAAATTTCCAGAACTGATCAAAGAGCAAAAGAATCTGTTTTTTTCAGGTTACTCATGAAATTTTATGCAGTTCTTAGTTAATTCAtccaaaatcaacaaaataagGCTCATCCAGATTTGCATTTCCATTGAAGTGATTCTAGGATGTGTTTTGGCTTACTGTTGTCTGTGTGCAGGGTGCAGCAGAGAACGCCATCAGAGGACATGGAGATGTACTCGATAGGAGACCCCAAACGAGGTAGGAAATCCTTCTGGCATGAAGATTCATTGTGCCACTGGACTAGAACAGATTCAACTCCACCACTCAACAACCTGGTTCCTTTTCCAGCAACAAAATACAGTTAAAAGGTTTTgtttaataagaaataaaaaatagcagcCTGTGTCTTTACAATGACAGACAGACATGAGTTTCTcaaaactttttaaattgtCACAAGTAAATAGACAATCATATCAAACCTGGGCAATACACACAGACATGCTTTTCTTTATATCCTGTTAAATTGCTAGAGAAACTTTAATTAAGTAACAGGAACTTGTGTCTACAGTGAAATTTAACAATGCTTTGGGAGTAGTAGATCCCACCACTTTCTGAATCAGCTGGATATTTGTGTTAGGATATGGCTGAATTGTTCTCCTTCAAGAAGAATAGTTCAGATCACACAGTTCAGATAAAAGTGTAGTATTTCTGACAGCAAGTTTGAGCTCAGACACGACTGGCTTGTTTTATTTGGGTGCAAGTAAAGCTGGCAAGAACTCATCTATACTATTAATCAAACAAAGGCAGGTgagggagaagaggggagaGAAGGGGTTAGATTTTTCCTTCTAAGTCAAAAGGCAGATATCTAACATGATAAATGTCAATCAAAATGTATATTAAAAACTaactcttttaatttttatttcagatccTTCCTGGATACACTTAAAATTCTAGAAATTGACTTTTTAGTAAGTGGACAAACTTGGGAGCTTCTACAAATTGTTTCCTGTCTGCTGCAATACTTCAAATTTGAGGTTTTGTTTgatggagatttttggggggtttttgtagggtttttttcattgctttgttttggttattatttttcttttactcacCCTCCACAGAATAAGCCAGATCCATAACAATATCATGATGCCAGTGCAGTGCAGAATATGTGTACGCTTTCCTGTGATGGAAATTCCTCCTGtgtagagaggaaaaaaatcaattctttACTCACATCAACAACAGAgtaaacaaaatgaaatattgaatTGAATCAATTATATCATCCTGCCCTCTAACTTCTAGACTAGTTTATCCTATGCTCAAGTGATgcagaaggagggaaggaacCACACCACAGGTTTTCAGAACCCTCCTGGTCCAAACCTCACATCTTAGGTGTACTGAGCAACTCAGCCCTGGAAGCAACTTAAACATGTAATGTTTTTAATCATGTATTCCACTGATGTGCTCTCCTTAGGACTCTATTTCCCCATAAAGAGTTATTTCAGTTCTTACATTACCTTTTACACCCAAGTTTAGATTTAACAGAGCATAACTTAGGCATTTTTTCCACTTGACATATACACTGTCAGCACTGCAGGTTCATTGCTCATTCTGGCTTCTGAAAATGGCAATGCTAAAGACAAATCAGACTGCTTTGCTCAGGTGTGACTTCATTCCTACAGTCAGAGGAGTCAATGGGATACACAGTTAACCAAAATGCACATACCAGAGGCGAATCTTTCCATCAGCATGGCCAGTTGCTATGCAATCCTCCCTAGGATGGCACACAACACAACTGAAGCGATTGTCTCCTTTTGTCTTCACTGTACTTAAAGAAAACCTTCAAAAGTTAAGAAAGGAACTTTAATTGTAAGAGTTAGGTtgttttttctaaaacaaatcTTCAAAAGGATCAGCTAGTtcacataaaaaataattctgagcagaaaaattaaacatattCAAGTTTTTATGGTTACATGCACTCTCAAAAAATAGTGACAGACTTATTTTCCTCTTGATTTCCTTAATTCTTCACCTTCAATCAAGGTGAAAGAGTTGTTGCTTCTGTCTTTCTCtacctctccttttctcctgcttccctcctgctgcctgggcccTGCCCAAACTATGTCACTTGTTTCAGGTCAGCATCAACCTAAgtatttaactgaaaaaaaaatacactcaTCAGCTGCAAAGGTAAGGTACCACTGCATTGATCTGCTCACTGATCATTTCTACAGGAAGCTTATTATACAGTGTCTACACCCCCTCCAGCAGAAAATCAAATATGATATCATGTGTACACACATAATGAGTTAAAAAACATTTAGGATATATCAGACTGAATCAATACCTGACATTTTCATTCTTACCTGTTCAGcagtttcttttcaaaaaaataaacttggaGATGCACATCCTTCACTGATACCACATATGCACCCTGTTAAAGTAAAGCCATTTAGGACATACAGATTATGTTTTCACATAAGAAACAAATAAAGCACATTTCACTACAAATACTTTACTCTGGAGGCAACATATAAGCTGATGGT includes:
- the WDR75 gene encoding WD repeat-containing protein 75, which gives rise to MVAPGALRVVRCGGSGLRGARAVFSADSKFLLCASGDFVKVLSVNTEETLRLLCGHADLVTGIRLNPHNHMQLYSSSLDGTIKLWDFMDGIPIKTFTVGHKLLALYTLASAEDSVFVVIPKKGERDTFQLVSVKLTKGTGQDLEGKELSVVLDGVGASTKQIAFGREGAYVVSVKDVHLQVYFFEKKLLNRFSLSTVKTKGDNRFSCVVCHPREDCIATGHADGKIRLWRNFHHRKAYTYSALHWHHDIVMDLAYSVEGTRLLSGGVESVLVQWHNESSCQKDFLPRLGSPIEYISMSSDGVLCCTLHTDNRITIINSNLRFSRSIQGLIKSRDVKTGLVVDPRTKALVLNGEPGHLQFYSLQSDQQLFSLDIVQRQYIHQAGLKQSDLVKVAFSARGTWLATVEESEEVTDPELQLKLWFYSEETQSFALNTRINTPHDNHITDMCFRDMDELGDDSLILVTTGRDCVFKVWVMVEDSDPEAHHNVSWSCDFIGSYHNYQATNCCFSEDGSLLAVSFEETVTVWDSLTWDLKCTFCHPPGNIRNICFGRLTCSKYLIGATDYGFLCCWNLLTCALEWSAHLNIVILQPDPLSEHIAAVSWLSKESSLFVFKPSEPRPIYIQRNLCKEKILLAAFVPRDEPEMISSEKYLWLRNSQLFFLTDTQELMTLSTKSLEERLTPSSKQLAVEESLPVTPFSVLLGKHRRQQAQEDIDLGKPVVHNKQEQASPAVKELLHTPAHVLPSASFLCTIFINSLLISKENKSAEEVEEMESEKAEDESDEEDVTAMEQEDTSHVELLGEITCKLSKSQEKELRKIRKMDYSWISAF